The following proteins are encoded in a genomic region of Mycolicibacterium rutilum:
- a CDS encoding SDR family NAD(P)-dependent oxidoreductase, with amino-acid sequence MSDRVALVTGAARGQGAAIVRRLSADGFRVAACDVRADELAAGVAELADDGVLAVELDVTSAEQWAAALTTVADRFGPVTALVNNAGVLHRASLADETAAGFENSWRVNCLGPFLGTQAALAHLRQVDGAAIVNTCSTGAMRPFPNHAAYGSSKWALRGLTQITAAELAPLGIRVNAVFPGPIATPMLDDATQGRLAATFGRLGQPMEVADAVAYLVSDHASFITGTELVVDGGQCLRIG; translated from the coding sequence ATGAGCGACCGGGTTGCATTGGTGACGGGCGCAGCCCGCGGCCAGGGGGCCGCGATCGTGCGCCGCCTGTCGGCCGACGGGTTTCGCGTCGCCGCGTGCGATGTGCGTGCCGACGAACTGGCGGCCGGGGTCGCCGAACTCGCCGACGACGGCGTGCTGGCCGTCGAATTGGACGTGACGTCGGCCGAGCAGTGGGCGGCGGCGCTGACCACCGTCGCCGACCGGTTCGGCCCGGTGACGGCGCTGGTGAACAACGCCGGGGTGCTGCACCGCGCTTCGCTGGCCGACGAGACGGCGGCGGGGTTCGAAAACAGTTGGCGGGTGAACTGTTTGGGGCCGTTCCTCGGAACCCAGGCCGCGCTGGCGCACCTGCGTCAGGTCGACGGCGCCGCGATCGTCAACACCTGCAGCACCGGTGCGATGCGCCCGTTCCCGAACCACGCCGCCTACGGTTCGTCGAAGTGGGCGCTGCGGGGGCTGACCCAGATCACCGCCGCCGAATTGGCGCCGCTGGGTATCCGCGTCAACGCGGTGTTCCCCGGCCCGATCGCGACGCCGATGCTCGACGACGCCACCCAGGGCCGGCTGGCGGCGACGTTCGGTCGCCTCGGGCAGCCGATGGAAGTGGCCGACGCCGTCGCCTACCTGGTGTCCGATCACGCGTCGTTCATCACCGGCACCGAACTCGTCGTGGACGGAGGACAGTGCCTGCGAATCGGATGA
- a CDS encoding HpcH/HpaI aldolase family protein, translating into MSASRLQDALATRERLWGGWIVGPTILGPEEFARAGYDYVGFDIQHGYLDDADVALLLRRLEHVPIATAVRVASVDPAPIGRVLDAGADAVIVAMVESGAQAAAAVAATRYAPAGVRSYGPLRADLGHDPAEHEARTSVFVMIESAQGLAALDEICAVPGLAGLYAGPADLAISLGHSPAEAWTAPAVLDAISRIQAAAVKAGLVAGIHAGAGAPGKAMAELGFRMLTLGSESQALRRGAAEILREAQ; encoded by the coding sequence GTGAGTGCGAGCCGACTGCAGGACGCGCTGGCCACCAGGGAGCGGCTGTGGGGCGGCTGGATCGTCGGCCCGACGATCCTCGGGCCCGAGGAATTTGCCCGCGCCGGATACGACTACGTCGGATTCGACATCCAACACGGCTATCTCGACGACGCCGACGTCGCGCTGCTGTTGCGCCGCCTCGAACACGTCCCGATCGCGACCGCGGTCCGGGTGGCGTCGGTGGACCCGGCGCCGATCGGGCGGGTGCTCGACGCCGGCGCCGACGCGGTGATCGTGGCGATGGTCGAATCGGGAGCACAGGCCGCTGCCGCGGTGGCCGCGACCCGGTACGCGCCCGCCGGCGTGCGCAGTTACGGCCCGCTACGCGCCGACCTCGGCCACGATCCGGCCGAACACGAGGCCCGTACGAGCGTGTTCGTGATGATCGAAAGCGCACAGGGATTGGCCGCGCTCGACGAGATCTGCGCGGTCCCCGGACTGGCCGGCCTCTACGCCGGGCCCGCCGACCTGGCGATATCACTCGGGCATTCGCCGGCCGAGGCATGGACCGCGCCCGCTGTGCTCGACGCGATCTCGCGGATCCAGGCCGCGGCGGTGAAAGCCGGACTGGTCGCGGGAATCCACGCCGGCGCGGGCGCACCGGGGAAAGCCATGGCGGAACTGGGTTTCCGCATGCTCACGCTGGGCTCGGAGTCGCAGGCCCTACGCCGCGGCGCCGCCGAGATCCTGCGGGAGGCGCAATGA